From Porphyromonadaceae bacterium W3.11, one genomic window encodes:
- the bioB gene encoding biotin synthase BioB, with protein MNIADKIIGGYRINDIDELLSIVEQTPREELYEVTHRITRELSGNGFDTCSIINVKSGLCSEDCKWCAQSGHFNTHCETYDALPPEQVLPLAKHNYELGIKRFSLVASGRRPTKKEEEDYVETYERLRGELPNMHLCASLGLAKKETLAALYEAGCTTYHCNMESAPSFFPTLCSTHTQKQKEETLQAASEVGMRRCSGGIIGMGESRRQRAELALYLHSLEIESIPINILHPIPGTPLGNEIPMDFDEVLLSICIFRLANPTAFLRFSGGRAQLTEEVQKKALYIGINSAITGGLLTTTASVTERDMVLFKEMDYDTKKETDWER; from the coding sequence ATGAATATTGCAGATAAAATAATAGGGGGATACAGAATAAACGATATTGATGAACTTCTTAGCATTGTAGAGCAAACACCAAGAGAAGAGCTATACGAGGTAACGCATAGAATTACTCGTGAACTCTCTGGAAATGGATTTGACACTTGCTCCATTATCAATGTTAAGAGTGGTTTATGCAGTGAGGATTGTAAGTGGTGTGCACAGAGCGGCCATTTTAATACTCATTGTGAGACATATGATGCCCTACCGCCTGAGCAAGTATTGCCTCTAGCTAAGCATAATTATGAATTGGGGATAAAACGTTTTAGCTTGGTGGCTAGTGGCAGACGACCTACCAAAAAAGAGGAGGAAGATTATGTCGAGACGTATGAGAGACTCCGAGGGGAATTGCCCAATATGCATTTGTGTGCTTCTCTCGGTTTGGCAAAGAAGGAGACCTTAGCAGCTCTTTATGAAGCTGGATGTACCACCTACCACTGTAATATGGAGAGTGCACCTAGTTTCTTTCCTACCCTATGTAGTACACATACGCAAAAGCAAAAAGAGGAGACCCTACAAGCTGCTAGTGAAGTCGGCATGCGTCGCTGTAGTGGCGGTATTATAGGGATGGGTGAGTCTAGAAGACAGCGTGCCGAGCTGGCACTCTATCTTCATAGTTTAGAGATAGAGAGCATCCCTATCAATATCCTTCATCCAATACCTGGGACTCCTTTGGGCAATGAGATACCTATGGATTTTGACGAAGTGTTACTCTCCATTTGCATCTTTCGTTTGGCCAATCCTACCGCATTCTTGAGATTCAGTGGCGGTCGAGCACAATTGACTGAAGAGGTGCAGAAAAAGGCACTATATATCGGTATCAATTCTGCGATTACGGGGGGGCTATTGACGACCACTGCCTCTGTGACCGAACGTGATATGGTGCTATTTAAGGAAATGGATTACGATACAAAGAAAGAAACTGATTGGGAGAGATGA
- the bioA gene encoding adenosylmethionine--8-amino-7-oxononanoate transaminase: MTTEELLKWDREHLWHPYTSTIDPLEVYPVKSAKGCTITLEDGRELIDGMSSWWAAFHGYNVPEINEVIRTQSQDLSHIMFGGFTHRPAVELGKLLLEHILPKGFDQLFYADSGSVAVEVALKMAIQYQQSRGRSDKNRFATIRSSYHGDTWHAMSVCDPQTSMHAHFGPTLPAQYFVPQPKSPFSGAWDPTDIEPMKSLLKEKHQEIAAIIVEPIVQGAGGMYFYHPEYLNQLRQLANEYDCLLIFDEIATGFGRTGKLLATYYTKILPDIICMGKSLTGGYMTLSVTCTTKKIADMICSGEAGCFMHGPTYMGNPLACAVAKRSVELLLASNWAQRVPEIETQLREGLSPLATHPKVQEVRCLGAIGVVEMKEPVDMKALIPKFIEEGIWIRPFGRLVYIMPPFLAISDKELDKLIRGVKKVITE, encoded by the coding sequence ATGACTACAGAAGAATTACTAAAGTGGGATAGGGAACACCTATGGCATCCATACACCTCTACAATTGATCCACTAGAGGTATATCCTGTGAAGAGTGCCAAGGGATGCACGATTACGTTGGAAGATGGTCGAGAGTTAATAGATGGTATGAGCTCATGGTGGGCAGCCTTTCATGGCTATAATGTGCCTGAAATTAATGAGGTGATTAGGACACAGAGTCAGGATCTATCTCACATTATGTTTGGAGGGTTTACTCATCGACCAGCCGTAGAGTTGGGTAAGCTACTCTTAGAGCATATTCTACCGAAGGGTTTTGATCAGCTCTTTTATGCCGATAGTGGGTCTGTGGCTGTTGAAGTCGCACTTAAGATGGCTATTCAGTATCAGCAGTCCAGAGGTCGTTCAGATAAGAATCGCTTTGCGACCATTCGTTCTTCTTATCATGGTGATACCTGGCATGCTATGTCTGTTTGTGACCCTCAGACCAGTATGCACGCTCATTTTGGACCCACACTACCAGCACAGTACTTTGTGCCACAGCCTAAGTCTCCCTTCTCAGGAGCGTGGGATCCTACCGATATAGAGCCTATGAAGTCGCTCCTGAAGGAGAAGCATCAAGAGATTGCTGCGATCATTGTGGAGCCTATTGTTCAGGGTGCAGGGGGAATGTACTTTTATCATCCCGAGTATCTTAATCAGTTGAGACAATTGGCCAATGAATACGATTGCCTCTTGATCTTTGATGAAATTGCAACAGGCTTTGGTCGAACTGGAAAGTTATTGGCGACCTACTACACCAAAATCCTCCCTGATATTATCTGTATGGGAAAGAGCTTGACTGGTGGATATATGACACTATCCGTTACCTGCACCACCAAGAAGATTGCCGATATGATCTGTAGTGGAGAAGCAGGATGCTTTATGCATGGGCCTACTTATATGGGTAACCCATTAGCCTGTGCTGTAGCCAAGCGTTCTGTTGAGCTCCTCTTAGCGTCCAACTGGGCACAACGCGTACCAGAGATTGAGACTCAATTAAGAGAGGGGCTCTCTCCTTTAGCAACTCATCCTAAAGTTCAGGAGGTACGCTGTCTCGGTGCAATTGGAGTGGTGGAAATGAAGGAACCAGTGGATATGAAAGCATTAATCCCCAAATTCATAGAGGAGGGGATCTGGATTCGACCTTTTGGCAGATTGGTGTACATCATGCCCCCTTTCCTAGCGATTAGTGACAAAGAGCTAGATAAACTGATTCGTGGTGTCAAGAAAGTCATAACGGAATGA
- a CDS encoding 8-amino-7-oxononanoate synthase, with protein sequence MKNYEQALQKCKAEGTYRTLTTTKSSGKFVQVEGQRLLNLSGNDYLGLLDAPELLDEFLQTTHNEPLSSASSRLLSGNDEVYELFERELAETYGKPSALIWDSGYHANSGILPVLALPRTLILADRLVHASIIDGIRLSGAPFKRFRHNDVSHLSQILEQNCADYDQIWVVTESLFSMDGDFAPLEEIVQLKRKYPQQVYIYLDEAHAVGVRGDEGLGYASELNLLDDIDILVGTLGKALGSVGAYSLQSNVLRQLFISKARPLIFSTALPPMNISWSHFIFNKQRRMNERRVHLRALIKLFSERMGHTYASQILPIIIPGEEAVTNAAAELTRQGYYVRPIRKPTVPEGYERIRLSLTSALSIDEVEQLANVLKK encoded by the coding sequence ATGAAAAACTATGAACAAGCCCTTCAAAAATGTAAAGCAGAGGGGACTTATAGGACTTTGACAACCACCAAGAGTAGCGGAAAGTTTGTCCAGGTAGAGGGCCAAAGACTCCTAAATCTATCAGGTAATGATTATTTAGGGCTTCTTGATGCACCAGAACTACTAGATGAATTTTTACAAACGACCCACAATGAACCACTTAGCAGTGCTTCATCTCGTTTGTTATCTGGCAATGATGAGGTGTACGAACTTTTTGAGAGAGAGTTGGCGGAGACCTATGGTAAGCCTTCTGCTCTTATATGGGATAGTGGTTATCATGCCAATAGCGGAATACTTCCTGTTTTAGCACTCCCTAGGACTCTTATTCTAGCAGATCGATTAGTTCACGCTAGCATCATTGATGGGATTCGACTTTCTGGAGCCCCATTTAAGCGGTTCAGACACAATGACGTCAGTCATCTCTCTCAGATATTAGAGCAAAACTGTGCTGACTATGATCAAATATGGGTGGTGACAGAGAGCCTATTCAGTATGGATGGAGACTTCGCACCCCTAGAGGAGATCGTGCAGTTAAAAAGGAAGTATCCTCAGCAGGTCTATATATACTTAGATGAAGCACATGCCGTAGGCGTTAGGGGCGATGAAGGGTTAGGGTATGCGTCAGAATTAAATCTCCTGGACGATATTGATATACTGGTGGGTACTTTAGGAAAAGCACTTGGTTCTGTCGGTGCCTATAGTCTTCAAAGTAACGTCCTCAGACAGCTCTTTATCTCTAAGGCACGACCTCTGATTTTTTCTACAGCCCTGCCACCGATGAATATCAGTTGGAGTCACTTTATCTTCAATAAGCAGCGGAGGATGAATGAAAGAAGGGTCCATTTGAGAGCTCTGATTAAGCTATTTTCAGAGCGAATGGGGCACACCTATGCCTCCCAGATATTACCAATCATTATTCCAGGAGAGGAAGCCGTGACTAACGCTGCAGCTGAATTAACTCGCCAAGGTTATTACGTTCGGCCGATTAGGAAGCCAACTGTTCCAGAGGGATATGAACGCATTAGATTGTCACTTACTTCTGCTCTCTCAATAGATGAAGTAGAGCAGCTCGCAAACGTTCTAAAGAAATGA